A window of the Calorimonas adulescens genome harbors these coding sequences:
- a CDS encoding S-methyl-5'-thioadenosine phosphorylase produces the protein MEKRADIGVFGGTGLYSFLDDVEEIEMETPYGKPSDSIAIAEVDGKSVAFIPRHGKDHRYPPHRIPYRANIYAMKQLGVKYIIAPTASGSLKAEIGPSDFCIPDQLIDRTWGREDTFFNGPEVKHITFADPYDEDLRRLAVKVCIENGLKVHDGGVMVVIQGPRFSTRAESRWFSSIGGTVINMTQYPECVLAREMDIPYVNISIITDYDAGLEGHPEIKPVSHEEVLKVFEENNERIKKVLYDMIRKIEV, from the coding sequence ATGGAGAAGAGAGCTGACATAGGAGTCTTTGGGGGTACTGGGCTGTATTCCTTTCTTGATGACGTTGAGGAGATTGAGATGGAAACCCCATATGGAAAGCCCAGCGACAGCATTGCCATAGCTGAAGTAGATGGTAAATCTGTTGCATTTATCCCCAGACATGGGAAGGACCACCGCTACCCGCCTCACAGGATTCCGTACAGGGCCAACATATATGCTATGAAGCAGCTTGGGGTGAAGTATATAATAGCGCCTACTGCTTCCGGAAGCTTAAAAGCAGAGATAGGCCCCAGTGACTTTTGCATACCGGACCAGCTCATTGACAGGACATGGGGCAGGGAGGATACATTTTTCAATGGACCAGAAGTAAAGCATATAACCTTTGCAGACCCGTATGATGAGGACCTGCGAAGGCTTGCTGTCAAAGTCTGCATAGAAAACGGCCTTAAGGTCCATGATGGAGGGGTTATGGTAGTGATACAGGGCCCTAGATTTTCTACCAGAGCTGAAAGCAGATGGTTTTCATCAATAGGTGGCACTGTCATCAACATGACACAGTATCCAGAATGTGTCCTGGCCAGAGAGATGGATATCCCATATGTAAACATATCGATAATCACAGATTATGATGCTGGGCTTGAGGGCCATCCTGAGATAAAACCGGTAAGCCATGAGGAGGTGCTGAAGGTTTTTGAAGAGAACAATGAGAGGATCAAAAAGGTACTCTATGATATGATAAGGAAGATAGAGGTATAG
- a CDS encoding helix-turn-helix transcriptional regulator — MPGDLREIERQLLLITFLSQRKEGFTVEEIKNWFHSMGIEVSTRTIRRDMDALSEAHVPVCEDGEGRDTRYFINKYTLKDVTFSVSEILGLYFLRELIKPIKTVELADDAYTLIDRMIASIPEINRTYIDRIKDTFKIDSGYLIPDEKTDMNLLETLQNAVEDKNSVDMVYYSYSSNYTGRRIVDPYLVYFRDGNYYLVGYCHNDEGIREFKLTRIRDLKVTNNTFEYRNGFNFDEYRRYSFDRLRGEGHYLVKIRFAGEAARYVKEFERYRADEIVEEGNGDIIFIKEVSMLNEIKRWVLGYGSGALVLEPEELVEEIKNEIAALRCRYDEVQRCT; from the coding sequence ATGCCTGGAGACTTAAGAGAAATTGAAAGGCAGCTTTTGCTTATTACCTTCCTTTCTCAGAGGAAAGAGGGTTTCACTGTTGAGGAGATAAAAAATTGGTTTCACAGTATGGGGATAGAGGTTTCTACAAGAACCATAAGGAGAGACATGGATGCGCTGAGTGAGGCCCATGTGCCTGTATGTGAAGATGGAGAAGGTAGAGATACCCGCTACTTTATAAATAAATATACCTTAAAAGATGTTACATTTTCTGTATCCGAGATCCTTGGCCTTTATTTCTTAAGAGAGCTGATTAAGCCGATAAAAACAGTGGAGCTTGCAGATGATGCATATACACTGATAGACAGGATGATTGCATCAATCCCGGAAATAAATCGGACTTATATAGACAGGATAAAGGATACCTTCAAGATAGATAGTGGATATCTTATCCCCGATGAGAAGACTGACATGAATCTTTTAGAGACCTTGCAGAATGCTGTTGAAGATAAAAATAGTGTAGATATGGTTTACTATTCCTACTCCTCCAACTATACAGGCAGGCGCATTGTCGACCCGTATCTGGTGTACTTCAGGGATGGAAATTACTATCTTGTGGGGTACTGTCACAATGATGAGGGGATAAGGGAGTTTAAACTGACGCGGATAAGGGACCTTAAGGTGACTAATAATACGTTTGAGTACAGGAATGGGTTTAACTTTGATGAGTACAGGAGATATAGCTTTGACAGGCTTAGAGGAGAGGGACATTATCTGGTGAAAATCCGTTTCGCAGGTGAGGCAGCAAGATACGTGAAGGAATTTGAGAGGTACAGGGCAGATGAAATAGTTGAAGAGGGGAATGGGGACATCATATTCATAAAGGAGGTGTCCATGCTGAATGAGATAAAAAGATGGGTCTTAGGCTATGGTAGTGGTGCTCTGGTCCTGGAACCGGAAGAGCTTGTGGAAGAGATTAAAAATGAGATTGCGGCCTTGAGATGCCGGTATGATGAGGTGCAAAGGTGCACATAA
- a CDS encoding L-serine ammonia-lyase, iron-sulfur-dependent, subunit alpha — protein sequence MDFVRVLREQVVPSMGCTECALCYLMDGSFESMCLAINNMIGDMAGMICDGGKEGRSFKLLTSIDAAFDNAYLALEGVSIPEYNGIVDRDAEVTIRNLGRISLEGMSVAEDVVIDIMENTKTE from the coding sequence ATGGACTTTGTTAGGGTTTTGCGGGAACAGGTGGTGCCATCCATGGGTTGTACTGAATGTGCACTCTGCTATCTTATGGATGGCAGTTTTGAAAGTATGTGCCTTGCAATAAACAACATGATAGGAGATATGGCGGGAATGATATGCGACGGAGGCAAGGAGGGCCGTTCTTTTAAACTGTTGACCAGTATAGACGCTGCCTTCGATAATGCCTATTTGGCTTTGGAAGGTGTATCCATACCGGAGTATAATGGGATTGTTGACAGAGATGCAGAGGTCACAATTAGAAATCTCGGCAGGATATCCCTCGAGGGTATGAGTGTGGCCGAGGATGTGGTAATAGATATAATGGAAAACACTAAGACTGAATGA
- the mtnA gene encoding S-methyl-5-thioribose-1-phosphate isomerase, with the protein MREELILRSLWFEDNSLMIIDQTLLPGEFRIVKLSSCDEVAHAIKTLMVRGAPAIGVAAAYGFYLGIKDCSEGNIDERLDESYELLRSTRPTAVNLFWALERVRGVAITARPAGVDATKVAILNEAHRMAEEDVATNRKIGEYGSTLIKDGFNILTHCNAGALATVDYGTALGVIRAAHEKGKRVHVYADETRPLLQGARLTAWELKRDGIPVTLIADNMAGFLMKQGRIDMVVVGADRIAQNGDTANKIGTYSVAVLAARNNVPFYIAAPLSTVDMSLNNGSEIPIEERSHEEVTTVKGQRIAPEGVDVYNPAFDITEAELIKGIITEKGIAYPPYKESLQKFFND; encoded by the coding sequence ATGAGGGAGGAATTAATTTTGAGAAGCCTGTGGTTTGAAGACAATTCACTTATGATAATAGATCAGACGTTGCTTCCTGGGGAGTTTAGGATAGTTAAACTAAGTTCCTGCGATGAGGTTGCCCATGCCATAAAGACACTGATGGTTAGAGGGGCACCGGCCATAGGTGTGGCAGCGGCTTATGGGTTCTACTTAGGTATAAAGGACTGCAGTGAAGGGAATATCGATGAAAGACTTGATGAGTCTTATGAACTATTGAGGAGCACGAGGCCTACGGCTGTAAACCTCTTCTGGGCACTGGAGAGGGTCAGGGGTGTTGCTATTACGGCCAGGCCAGCAGGGGTTGATGCCACAAAGGTTGCTATTCTCAATGAGGCACACAGGATGGCTGAGGAGGATGTGGCAACAAACAGAAAAATTGGTGAATATGGCAGTACCCTAATAAAGGATGGCTTTAACATACTTACCCACTGTAATGCTGGTGCTTTAGCTACAGTTGACTACGGTACAGCATTGGGTGTTATAAGGGCAGCCCATGAAAAGGGTAAGAGAGTGCATGTATATGCCGATGAGACAAGACCTCTACTGCAAGGTGCAAGGCTAACCGCATGGGAGCTAAAAAGAGATGGTATACCTGTAACCCTTATTGCGGACAATATGGCCGGGTTTCTAATGAAACAGGGCAGGATAGACATGGTAGTGGTGGGCGCTGACCGTATTGCACAGAATGGAGACACTGCAAACAAGATAGGGACATATTCTGTAGCTGTGCTGGCTGCCAGGAATAACGTACCATTTTATATTGCTGCCCCTCTTTCCACTGTAGATATGAGCCTTAATAATGGTTCAGAAATCCCCATAGAGGAGCGAAGCCACGAAGAGGTGACCACTGTAAAGGGTCAAAGGATTGCACCGGAGGGTGTGGATGTCTACAACCCTGCATTCGATATAACGGAGGCAGAGCTTATAAAAGGCATCATAACTGAAAAGGGTATTGCATATCCTCCTTATAAAGAAAGCTTACAAAAATTTTTTAACGATTAG
- the buk gene encoding butyrate kinase, whose product MDKMILVINPGSTSTKVAIFKGAENFKSRVLTYSSDDLKGYNSVIEQFEMRLYDILKWLEQEGIDIKDFEAVVGRGGMVRPIPGGTYIVTDALVEDLKNQVGGEHASNLGGLLAKNIADRAGIPAFIVDPVAVDEFEDIARISGMPEISRMSHAHALNIKAVARKVAHKMGKPLAELNLIIVHLGGGISVSALRGGRQIDVNDANEGGPFSPERTGSLAALDLVRLCYSGKYTYSQMKKKIVGHGGITAYLGTNDIREVENRIETGDRYAELIFNAMAYQVSKEIGSMSAVLYGKVDAIILTGGGAYSKRITTLIGDRVRFIAPVIIEAGEDELRSLAEGVFRLINGEEKPKIYEDEVIKIEKF is encoded by the coding sequence ATGGATAAAATGATACTGGTCATTAACCCTGGCTCAACATCAACCAAGGTTGCCATCTTCAAAGGGGCGGAAAACTTTAAATCCAGGGTACTTACTTATTCTTCAGATGACTTGAAGGGATATAACAGTGTTATTGAGCAGTTTGAGATGAGGCTATATGACATATTGAAGTGGCTGGAGCAAGAAGGGATAGACATAAAAGACTTTGAAGCCGTTGTGGGGAGAGGCGGCATGGTAAGGCCTATACCGGGTGGTACTTATATTGTGACCGATGCGCTGGTAGAAGACCTTAAAAATCAAGTTGGTGGTGAACATGCCTCAAACCTTGGTGGGCTTCTTGCAAAAAATATTGCAGATAGGGCAGGCATTCCAGCATTTATAGTCGACCCTGTTGCAGTGGATGAATTTGAGGATATAGCAAGGATTTCAGGGATGCCTGAAATATCAAGGATGAGTCACGCTCATGCGCTGAATATAAAGGCTGTAGCAAGGAAAGTGGCCCACAAAATGGGTAAACCGCTGGCTGAACTAAATCTAATCATTGTGCACCTGGGTGGCGGCATATCAGTGAGTGCACTTAGGGGTGGGAGGCAGATTGATGTAAACGATGCCAATGAGGGTGGCCCGTTTTCCCCTGAAAGGACAGGTTCATTAGCTGCGTTGGACCTTGTGAGGCTATGTTATTCAGGCAAGTATACCTATTCCCAGATGAAGAAAAAAATAGTTGGGCATGGTGGTATTACAGCCTATTTGGGCACTAACGACATCAGGGAGGTTGAAAATAGGATAGAGACTGGAGATAGGTATGCTGAACTTATATTTAATGCCATGGCCTATCAGGTGTCCAAGGAGATAGGCTCTATGTCTGCTGTACTTTATGGCAAGGTAGACGCTATAATCCTTACCGGCGGGGGTGCCTATTCAAAACGTATCACTACATTGATAGGAGACAGGGTGAGGTTTATAGCACCAGTCATAATAGAGGCAGGAGAAGATGAACTGAGGTCTCTTGCTGAGGGTGTGTTCAGATTAATAAATGGTGAGGAGAAACCAAAAATATATGAGGATGAGGTGATAAAAATTGAGAAGTTTTAA